A section of the Sphaerodactylus townsendi isolate TG3544 linkage group LG11, MPM_Stown_v2.3, whole genome shotgun sequence genome encodes:
- the CXCR6 gene encoding C-X-C chemokine receptor type 6, with protein MSTDEDYYAYLSSVSRDDYEDEFFLRFSKLFLICMYTSACIFGVSGNTLVLIVFVFHQKVKTVTDVFLVSLATADLCFLGTLPFWAYSAAQEWIFGTLACQVIRGFYTLNLYGSMLTLTCVTIERYFAVVQAAKVHISQSKRTMWGKAICVFLWVVSMAFALPQFMYSTEARYDKAVCHANYSTLHMEQSIEITQMALGFFCPMLVMLFCYLTIIHTLLKAKGFHKHKSVKIIFAIVVTFICTQAPYNLLKLIRVIDRHVLLSRYYEYALIITEAIAYFHSCLNPVLYFFIGVKFRANLKKILTNIWCAKHRQMAKQWQTTEDNSSKTYTASNNVEETSLHPL; from the coding sequence ATGAGCACCGATGAGGATTATTACGCGTACCTCAGCTCAGTGTCCAGAGACGACTATGAGGATGAGTTCTTTCTCCGGTTTAGCAAACTCTTCCTAATCTGCATGTACACATCTGCTTGCATCTTTGGAGTGTCTGGGAACACGCTGGTTCTCATTGTGTTTGTTTTCCATCAGAAAGTGAAGACAGTAACAGATGTCTTTTTAGTAAGCTTGGCCACAGCAGACTTATGCTTCCTTGGCACGCTGCCATTCTGGGCCTACTCTGCCGCTCAGGAGTGGATCTTTGGCACTTTGGCATGTCAAGTCATCCGAGGCTTCTACACCTTGAATCTGTATGGCTCTATGTTGACCCTCACTTGTGTGACTATCGAGAGGTATTTCGCAGTTGTCCAAGCCGCCAAAGTCCATATCAGCCAATCCAAAAGGACAATGTGGGGCAAAGCAATCTGCGTTTTTCTCTGGGTTGTTTCCATGGCCTTTGCTTTGCCCCAATTCATGTACAGCACCGAGGCCAGGTATGACAAAGCAGTGTGCCATGCAAATTACTCTACACTTCACATGGAACAATCCATTGAAATCACTCAAATGGCTCTCGGATTCTTCTGCCCGATGCTCGTCATGCTTTTTTGCTACTTAACCATTATACACACTTTGCTCAAAGCAAAGGGTTTCCACAAGCACAAGTCAGTCAAAATAATATTTGCTATTGTTGTGACATTTATTTGCACGCAGGCACCCTACAACTTGCTGAAACTGATTCGTGTCATAGACCGGCATGTCCTCCTCAGCCGCTATTACGAATACGCACTGATCATAACGGAAGCAATTGCCTATTTCCACAGCTGTCTCAACCCTGTCCTCTATTTTTTCATTGGAGTGAAGTTTCGGGCGAATTTGAAGAAAATACTTACAAACATTTGGTGTGCCAAACATCGACAAATggcaaagcaatggcaaacaactgaAGACAACAGCTCAAAAACCTACACCGCTTCAAACAACGTAGAAGAAACAAGCCTACATCCACTGTAA